One Fusarium poae strain DAOMC 252244 chromosome 4, whole genome shotgun sequence DNA window includes the following coding sequences:
- a CDS encoding hypothetical protein (TransMembrane:1 (i16-39o)~BUSCO:37073at5125), translated as MGWADSLLKFARDERVVLLTLGLATFGVVSTVFTALTIIRDDNEIPPLQPKTQYITQDTEDSLQLETLEKLLDHPNYSIREVAIKILCDRAVNDPETTHSLLFGITRPDYDERMRCLRAMALLTGQTIGLDGLSKLNNPKAYSALVRSLELSLDDVERPNLTDSHWDEYYLRDMAERFCLMFILELVNKYGASMLIKARFVEKWLAKQDWGATPEERRRSFKDYMALKVNRIVEIVDRIKESRRGLRALEKAGLLDKENSRRRIRELPDLIMEIEEEAGNMPLVEQQPTRTREHSAEEQRLRRQHREAMVLNDGTRPLAREDIIEREHTSPA; from the exons ATGGGATGGGCTGACAGCCTCCTCAAGTTTGCCCGTGATGAGCGAGTGGTTCTTTTGACGTTGGGCCTCGCTACTTTTGGCGTCGTTAGTACCGTCTTCACTGCACTCACAATCATTCGCGACGACAATGAGATTCCCCCACTACAGCCAAAGACGCAATACATCACTCAGGACACCGAAGATTCGTTACAGCTCGAAACTCTCGAGAAGCTACTGGACCACCCGAACTATTCAATTAGAGAGGTTGCAATCAAAATTCTATGTGATCGAGCTGTCAACGATCCTGAGACAACCCACTCACTTCTTTTCGGCATCACTCGACCGGACTACGATGAGAGGATGCGATGCTTGAGAGCAATGGCCCTTCTTACTGGACAGACTATTG GTTTGGACGGTCTTTCTAAATTGAACAATCCCAAAGCCTATTCTGCTCTGGTCAGATCTTTGGAGTTGAGTTTAGACGATGTCGAGCGACCAAATCTCACCGACAGTCATTGGGACGAGTATTACCTCCGCGATATGGCTGAGAGGTTCTGCCTCATGTTCATCCTGGAACTTGTCAATAAGTACGGCGCCAGCATGCTGATCAAGGCGCGCTTTGTTGAAAAATGGCTAGCGAAGCAAGACTGGGGCGCTACGCCTGAAGAGAGACGCCGCAGCTTTAAGGACTACATGGCCCTCAAGGTCAATAGAATTGTCGAGATTGTCGATCGAATTAAGGAGTCAAGACGAGGTCTCCGGGCTTTAGAGAAGGCAGGGCTATTGGACAAGGAAAACTCCAGAAGAAGGATTCGAGAGTTGCCGGACCTCATCATGGAGATAGAAGAGGAAGCAGGAAACATGCCGCTTGTGGAACAACAACCAACGCGCACAAGGGAGCATTCTGCTGAAGAGCAACGACTGCGACGGCAACATCGAGAGGCAATGGTTCTCAACGATGGAACTCGACCATTGGCGCGCGAAGACATTATTGAGAGAGAACATACTTCACCGGCATAG
- a CDS encoding hypothetical protein (TransMembrane:10 (i57-77o97-119i140-158o164-184i191-212o224-243i264-285o321-339i346-367o373-391i)~BUSCO:39552at5125), translating into MARSKQPAIKREASSEFFNKTTATWEDTDKSQKNTSNGNVVKKAIDATPALAPEAGVLQLVIAVAGIYASFLTWAYLQEKLTTKPYGPVDAPEVWRFPVFLNTIQSVFAAIVGAVYLYASTPANTSVPPVIPSRRILAPLALVAVTSSLASPFGYASLAHIDYITFLLAKSCKLLPVMFLHITVFRRRYPLYKYLVVAAVTLGVAVFTLHSGKKKGSKVRPDDASTAWGLLLLGVNLLFDGLTNSTQDHIFQTFRPYSGPQMMCANNIMSTIVTGAYLVISPWLVATGLGEWFGMDVAGNAGELKAALDFMARYPAVWKDVLGFAACGAVGQVFIFYTLSTFSSVLLVTVTVTRKMFTMILSVLAFGHRLTQMQWLGVALVFGGIGVEAGIARQEKMAKEAAKKAQQNAKKEL; encoded by the exons ATGGCGCGCTCAAAGCAACCGGCCATCAAGCGCGAAGCGTCGTCCGAGTTCTTCAACAAGACAACCGCAACATGGGAAGATACCGACAAATCGCAAAAGAACACTTCCAATGGAAATGTCGTGAAAAAAGCCATTGATGCCACACCAGCTCTCGCGCCAGAGGCTGGGGTCTTGCAGCTTGTTATCGCAGTTGCGGGTATCTATGCTTCATT CCTCACTTGGGCATACCTCCAGGAAAAGCTCACCACCAAGCCTTATGGCCCTGTCGACGCTCCGGAAGTATGGCGCTTCCCCGTCTTCCTCAACACCATCCAATCCGTCTTCGCCGCAATCGTAGGCGCTGTCTACCTATATGCTTCGACTCCCGCCAATACCTCTGTGCCTCCCGTCATTCCCTCACGTCGCATCCTTGCGCCTCTCGCCCTAGTTGCTGTTACAAGCAGTCTCGCCAGTCCGTTTGGCTATGCGTCATTGGCGCACATCGACTACATCACCTTCCTCCTGGCAAAAAGCTGCAAGCTGCTACCTGTCATGTTCCTCCACATCACCGTATTCCGCCGCCGCTACCCTCTGTACAAGTACCTTGTCGTCGCGGCCGTGACCCTCGGCGTGGCTGTCTTTACTCTCCACTctggaaagaaaaagggGAGCAAGGTTCGCCCTGATGATGCGAGCACGGCGTGGGGTCTTTTGCTGCTCGGCGTCAACCTCCTATTTGACGGCTTGACAAACAGCACTCAGGACCACATCTTCCAAACATTCCGCCCTTACTCGGGACCTCAGATGATGTGCGCCAACAACATTATGAGCACAATCGTTACGGGCGCTTACTTGGTCATCAGCCCTTGGCTGGTCGCTACAGGCCTTGGAGAGTGGTTCGGCATGGATGTAGCTGGCAACGCCGGTGAGCTCAAGGCTGCCCTGGACTTTATGGCTCGGTACCCCGCTGTGTGGAAGGATGTCCTTGGTTTCGCCGCGTGCGGTGCCGTCGGCCAGGTCTTCATCT TTTACACTCTTTCCACTTTCTCATCAGTTCTTCTCGTTACTGTGACGGTGACTCGAAAGATGTTCACCATGATTCTATCAGTCCTCGCTTTCGGTCATCGCCTTACGCAAATGCAGTGGCTCGGCGTTGCGCTTGTCTTTGGCGGCATTGGCGTGGAGGCTGGAATTGCGCGACAAGAGAAAATGGCCAAGGAAGCCGCTAAGAAGGCTCAACAGAATGCGAAGAAGGAGCTGTAG
- a CDS encoding hypothetical protein (BUSCO:28758at5125), whose translation MSADLFAEFNSLSGNSTPAPTQPQPHQQQQTTPFQTQALQQAPLPSKPLQRSETQNLFDLLGNTNNASPVNSQPWSGLPSQLAAQNTWGSAPIPSKPAETNDDDDDGWGDFEVAEPSRPPTVNATPAQAPSPAPFSASGWGTGESSTPVSANTSSIPWPKPNPVSAAAVAQRAPGVKQQPPTRIARASTMDLMSNSLVDIEALQSSTGVVKPQSSKSQSQSQFTQGWGQRPTHQESPHQRMKAKLKPSVQKDPSVLFDAEDFELQVAEDEDDDEDDDDEFGDFESVQPPTKAQPASAAAPMKSTPAPPSMDLLSLDEPAPVPPKQTRKTPPAQLLGPLAFGATATNYPQAPKSPSFQDRNPFPELAIKTPISSEPKEVKKPKEATPATAWPSFESPTDPGSAKFKDQEEEWDAWDDFSASDNQKVTTSTKKAPESWDWDAVDGVQSSHSGSQGDAPPPINVPPPSVILSAFPDLLNSGTALFKPVSGQSASIKQRILSDSKAVEFLKGYVLLAETAARVIAGRKQRWHRDKILAKSMSISAAGSKGMKLAGVDKTQAAREDREAADVVAIWRQQVGRLRSAVAAAKSADKDLTLKVPEISENMQVHTAKMVPTAPKACIICGLKREERVAKVDVEVEDSFGEWWVDHWGHKACKNFWIEHEQKLRQR comes from the coding sequence ATGTCTGCAGATTTATTTGCCGAGTTTAATAGTCTTTCAGGTAACTCAACGCCTGCACCAACTCAACCACAGCCacatcagcagcagcagaccACTCCGTTTCAGACTCAAGCGCTGCAACAAGCACCTCTGCCGTCAAAGCCGCTGCAACGCAGCGAGACGCAGAATCTGTTTGACCTCTTGGGAAATACCAACAATGCTTCGCCAGTGAACAGCCAGCCGTGGTCAGGTCTTCCGTCTCAGTTAGCCGCGCAAAACACATGGGGAAGTGCCCCGATCCCGTCGAAACCGGCGGAGACgaatgacgacgacgacgatggaTGGGGCGATTTCGAGGTAGCTGAGCCATCGCGACCTCCAACGGTCAATGCGACTCCTGCTCAGGCTCCGAGCCCTGCTCCTTTCTCTGCTTCAGGCTGGGGCACAGGTGAAAGTAGTACGCCAGTCTCTGCGAACACATCATCCATACCATGGCCCAAACCAAATCCAGTCTCAGCTGCCGCCGTGGCCCAACGAGCACCTGGTGTCAAGCAACAACCGCCAACCAGAATTGCAAGGGCTTCGACAATGGATCTCATGTCCAACAGTCTTGTCGATATTGAGGCCCTGCAAAGTTCTACCGGTGTCGTCAAACCTCAGTCTTCAAAGTCCCAATCTCAGTCACAGTTTACGCAAGGTTGGGGGCAAAGACCAACTCATCAAGAATCTCCACATCAACGGATGAAAGCCAAGCTCAAGCCATCTGTACAGAAGGATCCTAGCGTACTCTTTGATGCTGAAGATTTTGAGCTACAGGTCgccgaagatgaagacgatgatgaagacgatgacgatgaattCGGAGACTTTGAAAGTGTCCAACCTCCAACTAAGGCTCAGCCGGCTTCTGCAGCTGCTCCCATGAAGTCAACACCAGCTCCTCCGTCGATGGATCTCCTTTCTTTAGATGAACCAGCTCCGGTTCCTCCTAAACAAACCAGGAAAACGCCGCCCGCCCAGCTTCTTGGACCCCTGGCGTTTGGAGCTACTGCTACAAACTATCCTCAAGCTCCAAAATCGCCATCATTCCAGGACCGTAACCCTTTCCCAGAACTGGCTATAAAAACGCCTATTTCTTCAGAGCCAAAGGAAGTAAAGAAACCAAAAGAAGCAACTCCAGCTACAGCGTGGCCATCTTTCGAAAGTCCGACAGATCCTGGGTCAGCCAAATTCAAGGATCAGGAAGAAGAATGGGATGCCTGGGATGATTTTTCGGCCAGCGACAACCAAAAAGTAACCACCAGCACGAAAAAGGCGCCTGAAAGTTGGGATTGGGACGCTGTTGATGGTGTTCAGTCATCGCACAGCGGTTCTCAGGGTGATGCTCCTCCACCGATTAATGTCCCGCCCCCTTCGGTCATCCTCTCTGCATTCCCTGATCTTTTGAATTCCGGCACTGCTCTGTTCAAGCCTGTGTCTGGTCAGAGTGCATCCATAAAACAACGCATTTTGTCTGACTCCAAAGCTGTGGAGTTTCTAAAGGGCTACGTTCTATTAGCAGAAACAGCAGCGCGCGTCATTGCTGGGCGCAAACAACGATGGCATCGGGATAAGATCCTGGCCAAGAGCATGTCAATCTCAGCTGCAGGAAGTAAGGGCATGAAACTAGCAGGAGTCGACAAAACACAGGCTGCGCGCGAGGATCGCGAAGCTGCCGATGTAGTAGCTATATGGCGTCAGCAAGTTGGTCGTTTGCGATCGGCAGTTGCCGCGGCCAAGTCGGCCGATAAGGACCTGACTCTGAAGGTTCCTGAGATTAGCGAAAACATGCAGGTGCATACAGCCAAGATGGTGCCAACAGCCCCCAAGGCTTGTATCATCTGCGGGTTGaagagagaggagagagtGGCCAAGGTGGACGTTGAGGTGGAGGACAGCTTTGGGGAGTGGTGGGTTGATCACTGGGGACACAAGGCATGCAAGAACTTCTGGATAGAACATGAACAAAAGCTACGACAAAGATGA
- a CDS encoding hypothetical protein (BUSCO:11704at5125): MPSVTDRRVYEDQIPPFMTVFDLDAETMADQDTVTLMDTKFVDMDTKRPGMMGASHQHGLAPSMMPVDPIHKHHDSTSTQTSESADSSPTTTLSTTDSSPLSDASPSSSPDSPMNLIPLNNFPATSFGTLGVNNMSMNYNTNSSTMLSEPPRLQRPMTSPSPRRGRNMKGLSIQPPFAVSTATTNISLVSEPASPSFIKPTIPAMRRKPSQLSLNTNTSDLNHKTTLEVPPSPAMPMLQRRALKHSCSSPHMSSGLKSATFGPPGGMTFPKVLERNESGLSEVLRPSKSTLKPTTIHSAITEEDSPIRTQMAFRDDDPYRDNENNEDMKTPGYPDGPIAIYEDNIFLYSEPTADEAARFDVVINCAREVSNPFEISRAKQRPMSIAEPDTAVSTASFMTAWEFPQGEDSVETPTTPKALQFKEPEYIHIPWDHNTDIAPDLMNLCNVIADRTKAGKRVLIHCQQGASRSASLIIAYGLFQKPELTVNDAYYAAQAKSQWISPNMKLMYSLQDFQKEVSTKRTAQPSNRPRPGRKPSKHRLTLSANAIDIGPKEPQTAPLPTQGEDVKDSNLSSSPTRLRGNSTPGPRPVSPGPASAPPTCTWKDEIEQRPSDKLNPFKLGDLPKRPVSNHGEAPLPTLALPTLAPPTLAPSPMMDSTMKPPPSPGFPSQASFGFQSMTFPRFNPAPPEMKFNDSPFQRTIALPGSFPDDDALLSPRAETMTNNPLHDVHEVAGMRFVESPPTPSQGLFSPRAGMFPRDPFSTFGRPPVVADPRSPPTKGEAPIIRSIDDLL, from the coding sequence ATGCCTTCAGTTACAGACCGGAGAGTGTACGAGGATCAAATACCGCCTTTCATGACAGTATTTGACCTGGATGCCGAGACTATGGCTGATCAAGATACTGTCACACTCATGGACACCAAGTTTGTCGATATGGACACCAAGCGACCTGGTATGATGGGCGCCTCTCACCAACATGGCCTTGCACCAAGCATGATGCCAGTCGACCCAATTCACAAGCACCATGATAGCACATCAACACAAACCTCAGAGTCGGCCGACTCGTCACCTACCACAACGCTATCTACAACCGACTCTTCGCCTCTGTCAGATGCgtctccttcctcttctcctgATTCTCCCATGAATCTTATCCCGCTCAACAACTTCCCTGCCACCAGCTTCGGCACCCTTGGCGTCAACAACATGAGCATGAACTACAACACCAACAGCAGTACCATGTTAAGCGAACCGCCTCGGTTACAGCGACCCATGACATCGCCCTCGCCACGGCGTGGACGCAACATGAAGGGTCTGTCTATTCAACCCCCCTTCGCTGTTTCGACCGCCACAACAAACATTTCCTTGGTTTCTGAGCCAGCCTCTCCATCATTCATCAAGCCTACGATCCCGGCCATGAGGAGAAAGCCCAGCCAGTTGAgtctcaacaccaacacttCTGATCTGAACCACAAGACTACTCTAGAGGTCCCGCCGTCTCCAGCCATGCCTATGCTCCAGCGCCGAGCTCTGAAACACTCGTGCTCATCGCCTCACATGTCCTCTGGTCTCAAGTCGGCAACATTTGGCCCACCAGGTGGCATGACCTTTCCCAAGGTACTGGAACGAAATGAATCCGGACTCTCAGAGGTGCTGCGTCCATCCAAGTCGACTCTCAAGCCAACAACCATCCATTCCGCCATTACGGAAGAGGACTCACCGATTCGCACTCAAATGGCCTTTCGGGATGATGATCCTTACCGTGACAATGAGAACAACGAGGACATGAAGACTCCTGGATACCCTGACGGACCAATTGCTATCTATGAGGACAATATCTTCCTCTACTCGGAACCTACTGCAGACGAGGCAGCACGCTTTGATGTAGTCATTAACTGCGCCAGGGAGGTCAGCAACCCGTTTGAAATCAGCAGGGCCAAGCAACGCCCTATGTCTATCGCCGAGCCCGACACTGCTGTGTCCACAGCTAGCTTCATGACAGCCTGGGAGTTTCCTCAAGGCGAAGATTCGGTTGAGACACCAACAACGCCCAAGGCGCTCCAGTTTAAGGAGCCCGAGTACATCCATATTCCTTGGGACCACAACACTGACATTGCTCCCGATCTTATGAATCTGTGCAACGTTATTGCTGATCGGACCAAGGCTGGCAAGCGTGTGCTTATCCACTGTCAACAGGGTGCTAGCCGATCTGCCAGTTTGATTATTGCCTACGGACTGTTCCAGAAGCCCGAACTTACTGTCAACGATGCCTACTATGCTGCCCAAGCCAAGAGTCAATGGATCAGCCCTAACATGAAGCTCATGTATTCACTACAGGACTTTCAGAAGGAAGTGTCAACAAAGCGCACGGCCCAGCCGTCCAACCGCCCTAGACCTGGTCGCAAACCTTCCAAGCACAGATTGACATTGTCCGCCAACGCCATCGACATTGGGCCTAAGGAACCTCAAACTGCGCCTCTTCCAACCCAGGGTGAGGATGTCAAGGACTCGAACCTCAGCTCTAGTCCCACTAGGCTACGGGGCAACTCGACACCTGGCCCTCGACCAGTTTCACCAGGCCCGGCTTCTGCTCCACCCACATGTACATGGAAGGATGAGATCGAGCAACGGCCATCCGATAAACTGAACCCTTTTAAATTGGGCGATCTACCAAAGAGACCTGTCTCAAATCACGGCGAGGCGCCGCTGCCCACATTGGCGCTACCTACATTGGCACCTCCGACTTTGGCTCCATCACCTATGATGGATTCGACCATGAAGCCGCCTCCTTCTCCCGGATTTCCCTCTCAGGCAAGCTTTGGCTTCCAGAGTATGACCTTCCCAAGGTTCAATCCCGCACCGCCCGAGATGAAGTTCAACGACAGCCCATTTCAGAGGACGATAGCTCTTCCTGGCTCATTTCCAGATGATGATGCCTTGTTATCACCCAGGGCCGAGACAATGACCAACAACCCGCTTCACGATGTGCATGAAGTTGCCGGTATGCGATTTGTGGAAAGCCCCCCGACTCCGAGTCAGGGTTTGTTCTCTCCCCGAGCCGGCATGTTTCCTCGCGACCCTTTCTCAACATTTGGGAGACCACCAGTTGTTGCAGACCCAAGGAGTCCACCTACCAAGGGCGAGGCACCTATAATTCGATCAATCGATGATCTCTTATGA
- a CDS encoding hypothetical protein (BUSCO:32183at5125), which yields MSAPQDSIPGNGSDILDQMDQLRMDDRLGPDGEPAPKTEEEYAQAQLTLRAIVSSKEAGVIIGKAGKNVADLRDETGVKAGVSKVVQGVHDRVLTITGGCDAISRAYAIVARALLDGAPAMGMGGVVQSNGTHPIKLLISHNQMGTIIGRQGLKIKHIQDASGVRMVAQKEMLPQSTERIVEVQGTPEGIQRAIWEICKCLVDDWQRGTGTVLYNPVVRTQPSNSGSTSGGAGFNQGSGRSDYGGSPRVMRTGNGADFSNGSSRPYNRRSDSDAALRGPPTHDENGEEIQTQNISIPADMVGCIIGRAGSKISEIRKTSGARISIAKAPHDETGERMFTIMGTAKANESALFLLYENLEAEKMRRSQLQEAE from the exons ATGTCGGCCCCTCAAGACTCCATCCCCGGCAACGGCAGTGACATCCTCGATCAGATGGATCAACTCAGAATGGATGACCGCCTCGGTCCTGACGGCGAGCCTGCCCCTAAGACGGAGGAGGAGTACGCTCAGGCACAGCTCACCCTTCGTGCGATCGTCTCCTCCAAGGAAGCCGGTGTCATTATTGGCAAGGCCGGCAAGAACGTCGCTGATCTCAGAGACGAGACTGGTGTCAAGGCCGGCGTCAGCAAGGTCGTGCAAGGTGTTCACGACCGTGTCCTGACCATCACCGGTGGTTGCGACGCTATTTCTCGTGCCTACGCCATTGTTGCTCGTGCTCTATTGGACGGTGCGCCTGCAATGGGCATGGGAGGCGTAGTCCAGAGCAATGGGACTCACC CCATTAAGCTTCTCATTTCTCACAACCAGATGGGTACCATTATCGGAAGACAAGGCCTTAAGATCAAGCACATTCAGGATGCTTCTGGAGTTCGCATGGTTGCTCAGAAGGAGATGCTCCCTCAATCTACCGAGAGAATAGTCGAGGTCCAAGGTACTCCTGAAGGAATCCAGCGTGCTATCTGGGAGATCTGCAAATGCTTGGTCGACGACTGGCAGCGAGGCACTGGCACTGTTCTGTACAACCCGGTTGTTCGCACTCAGCCTTCCAACAGTGGGAGTACTAGTGGTGGAGCAGGATTCAACCAGGGCTCTGGCAGGAGCGATTATGGTGGTAGCCCTCGTGTCATGCGAACAGGCAACGGTGCCGACTTCAGCAACGGTAGCTCAAGGCCCTACAACCGCCGCTCCGACTCTGACGCAGCTCTTCGAGGCCCACCTACCCACGACGAGAATGGCGAGGAGATCCAAACTCAGAATATCAGCATCCCCGCAGACATGGTTGGGTGCATCATCGGACGTGCTGGAAGCAAGATTAGCGAGATCCGAAAGACATCAGGCGCACGCATCTCAATTGCTAAG GCACCCCACGATGAGACTGGTGAGCGTATGTTCACCATCATGGGTACCGCTAAAGCCAATGAGTCGGCACTCTTCCTCTTGTATGAGAACCTAGAGGCGGAGAAGATGCGCCGAAGCCAACTTCAAGAGGCCGAATAG
- a CDS encoding hypothetical protein (BUSCO:17836at5125) encodes MRPLEESLSRWRETQSQGAHLGDLRHAVRHNGPSSPCISGCRSLCWKTFLLSTAAEGLSWSQVLDDGRQSYTEQRSHFLKYIKDPKALAELNIDPLNEDPNSPWNTIRQDEIIRAEIQQDVQRLPDEASYHKDQTQATILDILFMYCKLNPERGGYRQGMHELLAPILHVIEQDSVDPSTLPEDTPSDDALVKTLDHSFVEHDAFVLFSKLMERAQSFYEVTDTATTPASSSRSSKFPEQSSAIVERSKFIHEVCLHKVDPELATHLTNIEILPQIFLIRWIRLLFSREYPFEQFLVLWDTIFAVDPTLELIDLICVAMLIRIRWQLLEADYSVCLQLLLKYPPPSEAHGPHTFVDDALYLRDHLDESGGSSLIMKYTGRMPEVSSPPPTSGTGTPSFRSFNSFKQKIPSSRSQVTSPSRFIQQQGGMEALFQGAAKGAKGVYERGEKLGINQAVRDAMGEIKRNLNEARSAPRSPQPLMGEGEAARSLAALEARNQHLSAMLDETVNSLKAISASSLEDKAKSLELIEVAAAKVQFVKIYLDDSSMEVPVLHSPSLEETPKEVAVAETTIVQPEPVPAAPTELDDSSLQISEPKPAPKEEPVQTPGSDRIEVVATDDSKPARSLAPLRPGPVPTRSTLAQSSFSWMLEPDESGTPKPTVSSNKSPPPQHKKKMSNSASREKNAFLFGEVTENRNPLDSDEIFGLEPIKKLKEAKHDDKEKE; translated from the exons ATGAGACCTCTCGAAGAGTCACT GTCAAGATGGCGTGAAACACAATCTCAAGGCGCACACCTTGGTGATCTCCGTCATGCTGTTCGTCATAACGGTCCATCAAGCCCTTGTATATCAGGCTGTCGTTCCCTTTGCTGGAAG ACTTTCCTACTTTCAACTGCTGCTGAGGGCCTGAGCTGGTCCCAGGTTCTAGACGATGGGAGACAGTCTTACACGGAACAAAGGAGCCATTTTCTCAAGTACATCAAGGACCCAAAGGCCCTTGCGGAACTGAATATTGACCCTTTGAATGAAGACCCAAAC TCGCCGTGGAACACCATTCGCCAAGATGAGATTATTCGCGCTGAAATACAGCAAGATGTCCAGCGACTGCCCGATGAGGCATCCTACCACAAAGACCAGACCCAGGCCACTATCTTGGATATTCTCTTCATGTACTGCAAACTAAACCCCGAGCGAGGAGGTTATCGACAGGGTATGCATGAGTTACTTGCACCCATTCTACATGTTATCGAACAGGATTCTGTGGATCCCTCGACCTTACCAGAAGACACTCCTTCCGATGATGCCCTTGTCAAAACTCTCGATCACTCGTTCGTCGAGCACGATGCCTTCGTTCTATTCTCTAAACTTATGGAGCGTGCTCAATCGTTCTACGAAGTCACGGACACCGCAACAACTCCAGCAAGCTCTTCACGGTCTTCCAAATTTCCAGAGCAAAGTTCTGCCATCGTGGAGCGAAGTAAATTTATCCACGAAGTCTGTTTGCACAAAGTCGACCCTGAACTGGCCACCCACCTTACTAACATCGAGATCTTACCACAAATCTTCCTGAT TCGGTGGATTCGATTACTCTTCAGTAGAGAATACCCCTTTGAGCAGTTTTTGGTACTCTGGGACACCATTTTTGCCGTCGACCCGACTCTGGAACTTATAGATCTTATTTGTGTTGCCATGCTAATAAGAATTCGATGGCAGC TATTGGAGGCCGATTATTCTGTTTGTCTTCAGCTACTCCTGAAATATCCACCTCCCTCAGAAGCACATGGTCCTCATACTTTTGTTGACGATGCATTGTATCTCCGAGATCATCTCGATGAATCAGGTGGTTCATCTCTCATTATGAAATATACCGGAAGGATGCCTGAAGTGTCTTCGCCACCTCCAACCTCAGGAACTGGTACCCCGAGCTTTCGCAGCTTCAATTCATTTAAACAGAAGATTCCGAGCTCTAGGTCGCAGGTGACATCGCCGTCGCGATTCATTCAGCAACAGGGCGGTATGGAAGCACTTTTCCAGGGAGCTGCCAAAGGAGCTAAGGGGGTCTACGAAAGAGGCGAAAAGCTGGGTATCAACCAGGCTGTCAGAGATGCTATGGGTGAGATCAAACGTAATTTAAACGAGGCTCGGTCCGCACCCCGATCGCCGCAGCCCTTGATGGGCGAGGGGGAAGCAGCTAGGAGCTTGGCAGCATTGGAAGCCCGGAACCAACATTTATCAGCCATGCTCGACGAGACGGTGAACAGCCTCAAAGCAATATCCGCCTCCAGTCTGGAAGACAAGGCTAAAAGCCTAGAGCTTATTGAAGTTGCAGCGGCAAAGGTGCAATTTGTCAAGATATACCTAGACGACTCTTCGATGGAGGTTCCCGTTCTACATTCACCATCACTTGAGGAGACTCCCAAGGAAGTGGCCGTGGCTGAAACGACAATTGTACAGCCGGAGCCAGTACCAGCGGCACCCACAGAATTGGACGATTCCAGTCTGCAAATATCTGAACCGAAGCCAGCCCCCAAGGAAGAACCAGTGCAAACCCCAGGCTCTGATCGAATCGAAGTAGTCGCAACTGACGACAGTAAACCTGCACGTTCCTTAGCCCCCTTACGCCCGGGCCCTGTTCCTACCCGATCAACACTGGCACAATCATCCTTTTCATGGATGTTAGAGCCAGACGAGTCTGGAACTCCAAAGCCTACGGTATCATCAAACAAGTCGCCGCCACCACAACACAAGAAGAAAATGTCGAATAGCGCCAGCCGTGAAAAGAACGCTTTCTTATTTGGCGAGGTTACTGAGAACCGCAATCCTTTGGACTCGGATGAGATATTTGGCTTGGAACCCATCAAGAAGCTAAAGGAAGCCAAACACGATGACAAGgagaaagaataa